One Acropora palmata chromosome 2, jaAcrPala1.3, whole genome shotgun sequence genomic window carries:
- the LOC141873540 gene encoding transmembrane protein 128-like, with protein sequence MASSSDLSGYDDLTTAFIRHRKRKSFDRNLDERIKARGEKILKENHPRNTSRINSHSVFWMLAALAVFYYSDFYIALRVDSRIHRTWLYVGGGLIGVNLSIGCYCVLWLSYYKKITDWDKHSPYIIPIATASFIAGMICSTYALWPIWRILTPFIVFTLFMGVIFLATLIPL encoded by the exons ATGGCGTCCTCTTCAGACCTTTCTGGATATGACGACCTCACAACTGCTTTTATTCGGCACAGAAAAAGGAAGTCATTTGACCGCAATTTGGACG AAAGGATAAAAGCCAGGGGAGAAAAAATACTGAAGGAGAATCATCCAAGAAACACATCCCGCATTAACTCTCATTCTGTCTTTTGGATGTTAGCAGCACTAGCTGTATTTTATTACAGTGACTTTTACATTGCATTAAGGGTTGATTCCAGAATACACAG GACATGGTTATATGTTGGAGGGGGTCTCATTGGAGTTAACCTTAGCATTGGCTGTTACTGTGTGCTGTGGTTGAGTTACTACAAGAAGATAACTGACTGGGACAAACATTCACCTTACATCATTCCCATTGCAACTGCTTCATTCATTGCTGGTATGATTTG CTCTACTTACGCACTGTGGCCTATTTGGAGAATTCTAACGCCATTCATAGTATTCACTTTGTTTATGGGTGTTATCTTTTTAGCCACTTTAATACCTCTATAA
- the LOC141873539 gene encoding DELTA-alicitoxin-Pse2b-like codes for MTLSLILLISLLAPFRELLAKSNPHLIKEELGKAVYPRKINLLADFVENEKTIFERLPSECIVEKELDHSQSKFEYYANTKAFYSKLGVGFGFGISLQSTFTLGFTLSSLFQTIKSKKITVEGMSLNVLALTQKIWIKRDCFDSVLKLEKNFLEDLEALPLTIRKPWASNSWRVYRKFLDTFGTHVIESAKLGSSIKQMTLAESSESYSERDFFVKICTKFKGLTHIGDIGTKACQSINSSEINRVGKIETQDTLIVRGGTKKTRNALFEERSGEAIEKFMNSANESDAAVGYNFRAIWDILQSRFKYGSENYIRALNLQNYYLGYLNYGCQPLTSTAPDFKPLYLQKFDYTKASTPTSPEFSCTLATEGCHRDDDCHYRVGVYCSCYGETCVRYKSVTTDTGDLKEIPYTNDERNWRWHGCDWKVKGSVCRCFNGGIDQRVEVWTSPGRDIVKKDNLSDLYEEEEEEEEEEEEEEEEEEEEEEI; via the coding sequence ATGACTCTGTCATTAATTCTGCTCATCTCTCTGTTAGCTCCCTTTAGAGAGTTGTTAGCCAAAAGCAACCCCCATCTCATAAAGGAAGAGCTTGGGAAAGCAGTCTACCCTCGAAAGATAAATTTACTGGCCGACTTcgttgaaaatgagaaaacgatATTCGAGCGTTTACCCTCAGAATGCATCGTTGAAAAAGAGTTGGACCACTCACAAAGTAAGTTTGAATACTATGCAAACAcaaaagcattttattccaAACTAGGCGTTGGATTTGGTTTCGGAATCTCACTGCAATCTACGTTTACTCTCGGTTTTACCCTGAGCTCTCTTTTTCAAACtataaaatcaaaaaaaattacagtgGAAGGAATGTCTTTAAATGTCCTGGCTTTGACGCAAAAGATTTGGATAAAACGAGACTGCTTCGACAGTGTCTTGAAACTAGAGAAGAATTTTCTCGAAGACCTTGAAGCACTACCTCTGACCATAAGGAAGCCATGGGCGTCAAACTCCTGGCGGGTATACAGGAAATTCTTGGACACGTTTGGAACCCATGTTATAGAGTCCGCAAAACTGGGATCAAGCATCAAACAAATGACTCTTGCTGAAAGTTCTGAGTCATACAGTGAGAGAGATTTTTTCGTCAAGATTTGCACTAAATTCAAAGGTCTCACCCATATTGGAGACATAGGTACCAAGGCTTGCCAAAGCATCAACTCTAGTGAAATAAACAGGGTCGGTAAAATCGAGACCCAAGACACACTCATCGTCAGAGgaggaacaaagaaaacacgGAACGCACTATTCGAGGAGAGGAGCGGTGAAGCAATTGAGAAATTTATGAATTCTGCCAATGAGTCGGACGCAGCTGTGGGGTACAATTTCAGAGCAATCTGGGACATTCTCCAAAGCCGTTTCAAATATGGATCAGAAAACTACATCAGAGCTCTAAACTTGCAGAATTACTATCTTGGTTACTTGAATTATGGCTGCCAACCATTGACCTCCACAGCACCCGACTTTAAACCCCTTTACCTTCAAAAGTTCGATTACACCAAAGCTTCCACGCCAACCTCCCCTGAATTCTCTTGCACACTGGCTACGGAGGGGTGTCACCGAGACGACGATTGTCATTACAGAGTTGGAGTTTATTGCAGCTGTTATGGAGAAACATGTGTACGCTACAAATCAGTTACTACAGATACAGGCGATTTGAAGGAAATTCCATACACAAATGACGAGAGGAATTGGAGGTGGCATGGGTGTGACTGGAAAGTGAAAGGGAGTGTTTGCAGATGCTTCAACGGTGGAATCGACCAGCGTGTAGAAGTTTGGACATCGCCAGGCAGAGATATCGTGAAGAAAGACAATCTTAGTGACCTatatgaagaagaagaagaagaagaagaagaagaagaagaagaagaagaagaagaagaagaagaagaagagatcTAG
- the LOC141874590 gene encoding homeobox protein Hox-D3a-like — translation MQEAGSSEVCSASVYYPREDSKPRRSPPPLVSMDGTTRRDSLVGLQRFVYSSQIFSHSRASHVDSRPVVSIGENVVEVKPGPRTAHSQPRPSLPSPKPKRSRTSFTPAQLERLEEEFSLDMYVVGLKRMKLANELSLSERQVKVWFQNRRMKYKRERAKSRTDNGK, via the exons ATGCAAGAGGCAGGTTCTTCAGAAGTCTGCTCTGCAAGTGTCTACTACCCTAGAGAGGACAGCAAGCCTCGGAGATCTCCGCCACCTCTCGTGTCTATGGATGGTACCACTCGGAGAGACTCGCTTGTCGGACTTCAGAGGTTTGTCTACAGTTCGCAAATCTTCAGTCACTCGCGAGCCTCTCACGTAGACAGCCGACCAGTTGTGAGCATCGGGGAAAATGTCGTAGAAGTCAAACcag GCCCCAGAACTGCACACTCCCAGCCTCGACCAAGTCTTCCAAGTCCAAAGCCTAAGAGAAGCAGGACTTCTTTTACACCGGCGCAGTTGGAACGTCTAGAGGAGGAATTTTCCCTGGACATGTACGTTGTTGGTTTAAAGAGAATGAAGTTAGCAAACGAGTTAAGCCTGTCGGAAAGACAGGTGAAGGTCTGGTTTCAGAACAGAAGAATGAAatacaaaagagaaagagcaaAGTCCAGAActgacaatggaaaatga